A DNA window from Leptospira selangorensis contains the following coding sequences:
- a CDS encoding SpoIIE family protein phosphatase: MSHARLLPVLTWRLELFTHTVPVPFAVYFSAVTGSLYSLEEYLSMGVAATIAATAMLLGAFYLRYIRLKKASYLEDRSSVDPNLLSSAKSIYITQPIYESFVIAGRWFFGVLLAHLIVYLIVGYRPNLIATIPALYLGIIPISFISYLFITEYSVRPALSKNKFREVEAKTRLFFPYSKRLLVVVMAMISMPFSLLGYMLYATVDGRIRLENPLLHLTIMAFLFSVPLIFTAWIVTEAIRSRLSSVTGFLEEVGEGNFGLKISPSSLDEFGKQEQRIGKVVERLRGLYEEIQSLNEGLESKVEERTKQLKETADELGKSLEEIQKLKLSQDGDYFLTSLLTEPLHSIQLQDSEYSFRSLTVQKKKFNYKQKDRQIGGDISLAHSIRLRGKPYIAFVNADAMGKSLQGAVGAIILGSISRSMIERTPALYRNVWPERWLKNWFIELQKVFEAFDGSLMASAFLGLLDESRGVLYYINCEHPSPVLYRDETTMFLEPKEKYFKIGHSGIGRNVHIEVFQLRSGDVLFSGSDGRDDLLIQSEIDPDDARFLEIVGRAKGDLDLTYELILKEGEITDDLSLLRIEAPKKSLISTDVLLKDSNPEKKNEIQKTISVQECRRLALEYSSGKKYTKAGELGLKYVQRRPTDTEFLFTVSKLLRKSGKIVLSIDLGERYRMRNPIDSDNLLHLAEMYASKSRLERSFQLLAEATAITPEHPRAKKLSEFLIEKTGQISESSEDRRILR, translated from the coding sequence ATGAGCCATGCACGTCTTTTGCCGGTCCTAACCTGGAGGCTGGAGCTATTTACCCATACTGTTCCGGTTCCATTCGCAGTTTATTTTTCTGCAGTTACGGGTTCTTTATATTCTTTGGAAGAATATCTTTCTATGGGAGTGGCAGCGACAATAGCCGCCACGGCAATGCTTTTGGGGGCCTTCTATCTTAGATATATAAGATTAAAGAAAGCATCTTATTTGGAGGATAGAAGTTCCGTAGATCCGAACCTTCTCTCTTCCGCAAAATCGATTTATATTACCCAACCTATCTATGAATCCTTTGTGATTGCAGGCCGTTGGTTTTTTGGGGTATTACTCGCTCATCTTATCGTTTATTTGATCGTTGGATATCGTCCGAATCTGATCGCCACCATTCCTGCATTGTACTTAGGGATTATTCCGATTTCATTTATTAGTTATTTGTTTATTACCGAATACTCTGTTCGCCCCGCTTTGAGTAAAAATAAGTTCAGAGAAGTGGAAGCTAAGACCAGATTATTTTTTCCTTATTCCAAACGTTTGCTGGTAGTAGTTATGGCAATGATCTCCATGCCATTTAGTCTTTTGGGTTATATGTTATATGCTACTGTGGACGGCAGGATACGTCTGGAAAATCCTCTTCTTCATTTAACAATCATGGCATTCTTATTTTCCGTGCCGTTGATCTTTACCGCATGGATAGTAACTGAAGCGATACGATCCAGACTTTCTTCAGTAACTGGATTTCTGGAAGAAGTGGGAGAAGGTAATTTCGGTCTAAAAATTTCTCCTTCTTCCTTGGATGAATTCGGTAAACAAGAACAAAGGATCGGAAAGGTTGTAGAAAGATTGAGAGGTCTTTATGAGGAAATCCAATCCTTGAATGAAGGTTTGGAATCCAAGGTAGAAGAGAGAACCAAACAGTTAAAAGAAACCGCAGACGAACTTGGGAAAAGTCTGGAAGAGATCCAAAAGTTAAAACTTAGCCAGGATGGGGATTATTTCCTAACTTCTCTTTTGACGGAACCTTTGCATTCTATTCAATTACAAGATTCCGAATATTCTTTTCGTTCCTTAACGGTCCAAAAGAAAAAATTCAATTATAAACAGAAAGATAGGCAGATAGGTGGAGATATTTCTCTCGCTCATTCTATTCGATTGAGAGGAAAGCCATATATCGCATTTGTGAATGCGGATGCTATGGGTAAATCTTTGCAAGGAGCAGTAGGCGCAATCATCTTGGGTTCTATCTCTAGGTCCATGATTGAAAGAACTCCTGCATTGTATCGAAATGTTTGGCCGGAAAGATGGTTAAAGAACTGGTTTATAGAATTACAAAAAGTTTTTGAGGCATTTGACGGATCCTTGATGGCTTCCGCTTTTTTAGGATTATTGGATGAGTCCAGAGGTGTACTATATTATATAAATTGCGAACATCCTTCTCCTGTTCTGTATCGTGACGAAACTACTATGTTCTTGGAGCCTAAAGAAAAATATTTTAAGATAGGACATTCGGGAATAGGGCGCAATGTTCATATCGAAGTATTCCAATTGAGATCGGGAGATGTTTTATTCTCCGGATCGGATGGAAGGGATGATCTTTTGATACAATCCGAGATCGATCCTGACGATGCTAGATTTTTGGAAATTGTAGGAAGGGCAAAGGGAGATCTGGATCTTACATATGAATTGATCTTAAAAGAAGGGGAGATTACCGATGATCTTTCTCTTCTTAGAATCGAAGCACCTAAAAAAAGTCTAATATCCACCGACGTTCTGCTCAAAGATTCTAATCCTGAAAAAAAGAATGAGATCCAAAAGACGATTTCCGTTCAGGAATGCAGAAGACTTGCTTTGGAATATTCTTCCGGTAAAAAATATACTAAGGCGGGAGAGCTTGGTCTTAAGTATGTGCAAAGAAGACCTACGGATACCGAATTTCTTTTTACTGTAAGTAAACTTCTTCGTAAGTCGGGTAAGATCGTTCTTTCTATCGACTTAGGAGAAAGATACAGGATGAGAAATCCGATAGACTCGGATAATCTTCTCCACCTTGCAGAAATGTATGCTTCCAAAAGTAGATTAGAAAGATCGTTCCAACTTTTGGCAGAAGCAACTGCAATCACACCGGAGCATCCGAGGGCAAAAAAACTTTCAGAATTTCTGATAGAGAAAACGGGACAGATCTCCGAGTCCAGCGAGGACAGAAGGATCTTGAGATAA
- a CDS encoding rod shape-determining protein, protein MIFDKLYGLFSNDMGIDLGTANTLVHVKGQGIVLSEPSVVAVHAATGKVLAVGQEAKRMLGRTPGEIVAIRPMKDGVIADFETVEKMIRYFIAKVHNRTTFVKPRIVIGVPSGITEVERRAVRESAEQAGAREIFLIDEALAAAIGANIPINEPAGNMIVDIGGGTTEIAVISLGGMVIAESIRTGGDEFDDAIIKYLRNQYNLVVGERTAEDIKLTIGNAYPEKKTETMEVKGRDAISGLPRTLELESNEIRKALKEPTDEILDGIKRVLERTPPELASDIVERGIVLTGGGCLLRGLETYLSKETGVPVFRAENPLTCVVLGTGKFLDEVKYLKPGIR, encoded by the coding sequence ATGATATTCGATAAGCTATACGGATTATTTTCCAACGATATGGGAATCGACCTCGGAACCGCAAACACTCTCGTCCATGTAAAAGGGCAAGGTATCGTTCTTTCCGAGCCTTCCGTAGTAGCGGTCCACGCGGCTACGGGCAAAGTGCTCGCAGTAGGCCAGGAAGCTAAGAGAATGTTGGGACGTACTCCCGGCGAGATCGTAGCAATCCGTCCTATGAAAGACGGGGTGATCGCGGACTTCGAAACAGTCGAAAAAATGATCCGCTACTTCATTGCAAAAGTCCATAATAGAACTACTTTCGTAAAACCTAGGATCGTGATCGGAGTTCCTTCCGGGATCACTGAGGTGGAAAGACGTGCGGTCCGTGAATCCGCAGAACAAGCAGGTGCACGCGAGATCTTCTTGATCGACGAGGCGCTAGCTGCTGCGATCGGTGCAAATATTCCGATCAATGAACCTGCCGGTAATATGATCGTGGATATCGGTGGTGGAACTACAGAGATCGCTGTTATCTCTCTCGGCGGTATGGTAATTGCTGAGTCCATCAGAACCGGTGGTGATGAGTTCGACGATGCAATCATCAAATATTTAAGAAACCAATACAACCTGGTTGTTGGGGAAAGAACTGCGGAAGATATCAAACTTACTATCGGTAACGCTTACCCTGAAAAGAAAACAGAGACTATGGAAGTAAAAGGTAGAGATGCAATTTCAGGATTACCTCGTACTCTTGAATTAGAATCTAATGAGATCCGTAAAGCTCTCAAAGAACCGACCGACGAAATTTTAGACGGGATCAAAAGAGTTCTGGAAAGGACTCCACCTGAACTTGCTTCGGATATCGTAGAAAGAGGGATCGTTCTTACCGGAGGAGGATGTCTTCTTCGCGGATTAGAAACCTATCTTTCCAAAGAAACCGGTGTACCTGTGTTCAGAGCGGAAAACCCTCTGACCTGCGTGGTACTTGGAACCGGAAAATTCTTGGACGAAGTTAAGTATCTAAAACCAGGGATTCGTTAA
- a CDS encoding 6-carboxytetrahydropterin synthase: protein MFFQETGKFYIRIEERFESSHYLYKYFPDGSDEPIHGHSFKVEVYLSGQKNIGEDGISFDFLTSKRKLKELVAELDHILINDHSDFKKTNPTSENMARWFYYGLKDSVAEAKGKVDRIVIHEGPENLAYYEPN, encoded by the coding sequence ATGTTTTTTCAAGAAACCGGCAAATTCTATATTCGTATCGAGGAAAGGTTCGAATCTTCTCATTATCTCTATAAATACTTCCCTGATGGCTCGGATGAGCCAATCCACGGCCATTCCTTTAAGGTAGAAGTTTATCTCTCCGGCCAAAAGAATATCGGAGAAGACGGGATCAGCTTCGACTTTTTGACCTCTAAACGTAAGCTTAAGGAGCTTGTGGCTGAGTTAGACCACATTCTGATCAACGACCATTCCGATTTTAAGAAGACTAATCCTACTTCTGAAAACATGGCTCGTTGGTTTTATTATGGCTTAAAGGACAGTGTGGCCGAGGCTAAAGGAAAAGTAGATCGGATCGTGATCCATGAAGGCCCGGAGAATTTAGCTTACTACGAGCCAAATTAA
- the mreC gene encoding rod shape-determining protein MreC, with product MLWLQVNKSKETVSLLFCIVFSLLSLTFKSNVLVRGIASFQRVGDSVSGSIDGVGSFFKGAYTKLESFEAVRQERDACVAAIDDYKLLPQDLERVSRENESLRRELRFNTKQKYSTVKAEVLSVRLNSIYRTIIIDKGSEAGIKPYMPVTARAVNQKGEIIEALVGKVIAVTGGSAVIQPIINSNYNMGVSIPESNLWATLSGNSGRGMEALMNYIDSGIIIDPRIFGDYPMGPSEMIQYTESLSKIGKPVYSSGSSGMFPPGIPVGIITEEGPRNGSFKTAFLKPFVRFDMLESVTILMKLPEKWAETWPEGQNINIENPYFGELNYPKEEREPKVPTPVGNKPVETPKPQKPDGNGSGFSDEETN from the coding sequence ATGCTTTGGCTTCAAGTTAATAAAAGTAAGGAAACCGTTTCCCTTTTATTTTGTATCGTATTCTCTCTTCTTTCCCTGACTTTTAAGAGTAATGTTTTAGTCAGAGGGATTGCAAGTTTTCAGAGAGTAGGGGACTCCGTTTCCGGTTCCATCGACGGAGTGGGTTCCTTTTTCAAAGGTGCCTATACTAAATTAGAATCTTTTGAAGCGGTTCGTCAGGAAAGAGATGCCTGCGTTGCTGCTATAGATGATTATAAACTTCTTCCCCAAGATCTGGAAAGAGTAAGTAGAGAAAACGAAAGTCTCAGAAGAGAATTACGTTTTAATACTAAACAAAAATATTCCACAGTCAAAGCCGAAGTTCTTTCCGTTCGTTTAAATTCCATATATCGTACTATCATCATAGACAAAGGTTCCGAAGCAGGGATCAAACCTTATATGCCTGTTACTGCAAGAGCAGTGAACCAAAAAGGTGAAATTATAGAAGCTTTGGTAGGAAAGGTGATCGCAGTCACCGGAGGTTCCGCAGTGATCCAGCCTATCATCAATTCCAATTATAATATGGGTGTTTCCATTCCGGAAAGTAATCTTTGGGCAACTCTTTCCGGAAACTCAGGAAGAGGAATGGAAGCATTGATGAATTATATTGATAGCGGCATCATCATCGATCCAAGGATTTTCGGAGATTATCCGATGGGTCCGAGCGAGATGATCCAATACACCGAGTCTTTAAGTAAGATAGGAAAGCCAGTATATAGTTCAGGTTCTTCCGGAATGTTCCCACCAGGAATTCCTGTGGGTATAATTACTGAAGAAGGTCCGCGAAACGGAAGTTTTAAGACTGCGTTTTTGAAACCTTTTGTTCGTTTTGATATGCTGGAGTCGGTTACGATACTTATGAAACTCCCTGAAAAATGGGCGGAGACCTGGCCGGAAGGACAGAATATCAATATCGAAAATCCGTATTTTGGTGAATTAAATTATCCTAAAGAAGAAAGAGAGCCTAAGGTTCCAACTCCTGTCGGAAACAAACCTGTAGAAACTCCTAAACCTCAAAAACCGGATGGAAATGGATCCGGATTCTCCGACGAGGAAACGAACTGA
- the mreD gene encoding rod shape-determining protein MreD — translation MILEYIVIGAGILISHFLNGTNLFEISGFKPDFMVIFVLFFALRRGTMAGIWIGFFGGLLSDSGLGGEIVGNVVTYKIGLHSLTFCIMGYIVGKFARPAYHENQISIMLYSLVVTLISRIASYFLFSLFFHENLNYSIISTSIFNGAIAPIFFWVLGKLYRLEQAEG, via the coding sequence ATGATCTTAGAATATATAGTCATTGGTGCAGGGATATTGATCTCCCATTTCTTGAACGGGACAAATTTGTTCGAAATTTCCGGATTTAAACCTGATTTTATGGTGATCTTCGTTCTATTCTTTGCTCTCCGCAGGGGAACAATGGCCGGGATCTGGATCGGGTTTTTTGGCGGATTACTTTCCGATTCGGGTTTAGGTGGAGAAATTGTAGGAAACGTTGTTACCTATAAAATAGGACTTCACTCACTTACATTCTGCATCATGGGATATATCGTAGGGAAGTTCGCAAGACCTGCCTATCATGAAAATCAGATTTCCATAATGTTGTATTCTTTGGTAGTCACACTGATCTCAAGGATCGCGTCTTATTTTCTATTCTCCTTGTTCTTTCATGAAAATTTAAACTATTCCATCATTAGTACCTCTATCTTTAACGGAGCGATCGCTCCTATATTCTTTTGGGTCTTAGGTAAACTATACAGACTGGAGCAGGCGGAAGGCTAA
- the mrdA gene encoding penicillin-binding protein 2: MLGGGGSSSATEFRLERSFRLRLYMFSGLVAFALIAFVVQLFNLQIVQGTDNSLKAEKFVRKSETIPAARGEMFDRNFLTPETSMALVSNYSSLDAVLNTSILKYDPAKVKNFLQEFARTLSIPMSYYEEDLLEPKFSKKIKTKKPFVLLEAISKAQQERISVFDNISKYVILVPSPRRIYKMGPALAHVTGYIGKPSKTDLLTREIKSYQWLGKDGLELQYDSRLRGTDGFRIQKRSSEGNIEEERVVEHSTPGNNLVLTIDKDIQLAAYKALKGARGTAIAMRPSTGEVLAMASNPSYDPNVLSGKSRSERTAHYKRVDANGGFLNLAIQSKFPPASTYKTLVALAALESGHKVDYTPETSYQCNGSYTLKSTFAGVPDQVFYCWEKGGHGTNDLAHALQKSCSVYFYNLGYKLGSDPILTYSRLFLLDQKSKVDLPGEIAGQVPSPAWKKRIYGTRWFDGDTINLSIGQGFMSVTPLSMTLFYAGLLNRGQIYQPYIVNEIRDPLDNSIINRTDPQRLSDIPIQSSTVEAIKTGLRLVVKNGTAAFVLNKPGLPDIAGKTGTAQTRRRGSSGSNHAWFIGYAPANAPVSEQVLVSVFVEYGVGGAAGAAPVAREMFRAAFPPGSFKRTAEIPETAPVAPENVQ, from the coding sequence ATGTTGGGGGGAGGAGGATCTTCTTCAGCCACAGAGTTTAGACTGGAGCGCAGTTTCAGGCTAAGGCTGTACATGTTCTCCGGACTTGTTGCGTTTGCTTTAATCGCATTCGTGGTCCAGTTATTCAATCTTCAAATCGTACAAGGAACGGATAACTCTTTAAAGGCGGAGAAGTTCGTTCGAAAAAGTGAGACCATTCCTGCTGCCAGGGGAGAAATGTTCGATAGAAACTTTCTCACTCCCGAAACTTCTATGGCTCTTGTTTCCAATTATTCTAGCTTAGATGCAGTATTAAACACTTCTATACTCAAATACGATCCAGCTAAGGTTAAGAATTTTTTACAGGAATTCGCGAGAACTCTTTCTATCCCGATGTCTTATTATGAAGAGGATTTACTCGAACCTAAATTCTCCAAAAAGATCAAGACCAAAAAACCATTCGTACTTTTGGAAGCCATCTCCAAGGCTCAGCAGGAACGTATATCAGTTTTTGATAATATATCTAAATATGTGATCTTAGTTCCTTCTCCCAGAAGGATCTATAAAATGGGTCCTGCTCTTGCGCATGTTACAGGTTATATAGGTAAACCGAGTAAAACGGACCTTCTTACCCGTGAGATTAAATCTTACCAATGGCTTGGGAAAGACGGGTTGGAGCTCCAATACGACTCTCGACTTAGAGGAACCGACGGATTCCGTATCCAAAAAAGAAGTTCCGAAGGAAATATCGAAGAAGAAAGGGTGGTGGAACATTCTACTCCCGGAAACAATCTAGTTCTTACTATAGACAAAGACATCCAACTTGCAGCATATAAGGCTTTAAAAGGTGCCAGAGGAACTGCGATCGCAATGCGTCCTTCTACCGGAGAAGTATTGGCAATGGCTTCTAATCCAAGTTATGATCCGAATGTTCTCTCCGGAAAAAGTAGATCGGAACGGACTGCACATTATAAGAGAGTGGATGCAAACGGTGGATTTTTAAATCTTGCGATCCAATCTAAATTTCCGCCTGCTTCTACGTATAAAACGTTAGTTGCACTTGCCGCTTTGGAGAGTGGGCATAAGGTGGATTATACTCCTGAAACCAGTTACCAATGTAATGGTAGTTATACTTTAAAATCCACATTTGCCGGAGTTCCCGACCAAGTCTTTTACTGTTGGGAGAAGGGAGGACATGGTACGAATGACCTGGCTCATGCTCTTCAAAAATCTTGCTCCGTGTATTTTTATAACCTAGGATATAAACTAGGTTCCGATCCTATCTTAACCTATTCTCGTTTATTCTTGTTAGATCAAAAATCCAAGGTGGATCTTCCGGGAGAAATTGCAGGTCAGGTTCCTTCTCCTGCATGGAAAAAAAGGATCTATGGAACTAGATGGTTTGATGGAGATACGATCAACCTTTCCATCGGACAGGGATTCATGTCCGTTACTCCTCTTTCTATGACATTATTCTATGCCGGACTATTGAATAGAGGGCAGATCTATCAACCTTATATAGTAAACGAGATCAGAGATCCATTAGACAATTCCATTATCAATCGTACTGATCCACAGAGACTAAGTGATATTCCGATCCAATCTTCTACAGTAGAAGCGATCAAAACAGGACTTAGACTCGTGGTGAAGAATGGAACAGCCGCATTCGTATTAAATAAACCTGGCCTTCCTGATATTGCAGGAAAAACGGGAACAGCCCAAACAAGAAGAAGAGGATCTTCCGGATCCAACCACGCTTGGTTCATAGGATATGCTCCTGCCAATGCACCTGTCAGCGAACAAGTATTAGTTTCTGTGTTCGTAGAATACGGAGTGGGTGGAGCGGCCGGAGCAGCGCCGGTCGCGAGAGAAATGTTTAGAGCTGCTTTCCCTCCTGGAAGTTTCAAAAGAACTGCAGAGATACCTGAAACTGCTCCTGTAGCACCGGAGAATGTACAATGA
- a CDS encoding DUF1858 domain-containing protein codes for MSEAVKPRFFKEMTVGEAIGLHPEAGLVFSSYHLGGCSHCSINELETIEQVCMGYGVEVDVLLDSLNNLLEDGE; via the coding sequence ATGTCGGAAGCGGTCAAGCCAAGATTTTTTAAAGAAATGACTGTAGGCGAAGCAATTGGTCTTCATCCTGAAGCAGGATTGGTATTTTCAAGCTATCATTTGGGCGGATGCTCTCATTGTTCCATCAACGAACTCGAAACTATCGAGCAAGTTTGTATGGGCTACGGTGTAGAAGTAGATGTTCTGTTGGATAGTCTGAACAATCTACTCGAGGACGGAGAGTAA
- a CDS encoding Ppx/GppA phosphatase family protein, with product MVRENTLAAIDLGTNSFHMIIVRVRENGTFEAIAREKENVRLGSGLEEGGEIDPPAFRRAIECLKRFKMLADNSKAEIRAVATSAMREASNRAEFQAAALKEAGIKIDVISGYEEARLIYFGVLQGLPVFDKKVLLVDIGGGSTEVLVGYRGDILFSKSFKLGAIRLTEKFLKSETLDSSQIRKCKLYVEEIILPFRKIIRDLKPEMIIGSSGTVQATAGIIRAFEGETEERPLNHYTFQSSEFKRARNMILEADTSKKRSKIPGFDSKRSDIIVGGMLILDELFQLLDLPDMTVSEFALREGIIYDTIRKWEHFQDLEHSKHLDDIRQKSIMNLLVSYTRDQEYARHVAKLSLDIFDQLQSVHRLGKEEREYLEASSLLHEVGLFISHSAYHKHSYYLIRNSETMLGFTWGEIEIIALTARYHRKSSPKSKHREFQRVGPREQETVEKLSAILRIASACNRNRQGLIETVKCQVRKNQAIFTLVTNQNYDKSLELWACEEQADAFESAYGMVPLFQ from the coding sequence ATGGTCCGGGAAAACACCCTAGCTGCCATCGATCTAGGCACAAACTCCTTTCACATGATTATCGTCCGGGTCCGTGAAAACGGGACCTTTGAAGCAATCGCCAGAGAGAAGGAGAACGTACGTCTCGGAAGCGGTTTGGAAGAAGGAGGAGAGATCGATCCTCCCGCATTTAGGCGTGCAATCGAGTGTTTAAAGCGCTTTAAGATGCTCGCTGATAACTCAAAGGCAGAGATCAGAGCAGTCGCTACATCCGCAATGAGAGAAGCTTCCAATCGTGCCGAATTCCAGGCTGCAGCCTTAAAGGAAGCGGGAATTAAAATAGATGTGATCAGCGGATATGAAGAAGCCCGACTCATCTATTTCGGGGTCCTACAAGGACTTCCTGTATTCGATAAAAAGGTCCTACTTGTGGATATAGGTGGAGGAAGCACCGAAGTTTTGGTGGGTTATAGAGGGGACATTCTATTCTCCAAAAGTTTCAAATTAGGAGCGATCCGACTTACCGAAAAATTCCTGAAATCGGAAACTTTGGATTCTTCTCAGATACGAAAATGTAAACTCTATGTGGAAGAGATCATTCTCCCTTTTAGAAAGATCATCCGAGATCTAAAACCTGAAATGATCATCGGTTCATCCGGAACAGTCCAGGCAACTGCAGGAATTATCCGCGCCTTCGAAGGAGAAACAGAAGAAAGACCGCTCAATCATTACACTTTCCAATCCTCCGAATTCAAACGAGCAAGGAATATGATCTTAGAAGCGGACACTTCTAAAAAGAGAAGTAAGATCCCAGGATTCGATTCTAAACGTTCTGATATTATCGTAGGTGGGATGCTGATCTTGGATGAACTATTCCAATTATTGGACCTTCCGGATATGACAGTATCCGAGTTTGCACTTAGAGAAGGGATTATTTACGATACCATCAGAAAATGGGAACATTTTCAAGACTTAGAACATTCCAAACATCTGGATGATATCCGCCAAAAATCCATCATGAACCTTTTGGTTTCATACACGAGAGACCAAGAATACGCCCGCCATGTGGCTAAACTTTCATTGGATATATTCGATCAACTACAGTCAGTGCATAGATTAGGAAAGGAAGAAAGAGAATATTTGGAAGCTTCTTCTCTGCTACATGAAGTAGGGTTATTCATTTCTCATTCGGCCTATCATAAACATAGTTATTATCTGATCAGAAACTCGGAAACAATGCTTGGATTTACCTGGGGAGAAATAGAGATCATAGCTCTTACCGCAAGATATCACCGTAAAAGTTCTCCAAAGTCTAAACATAGAGAATTCCAAAGAGTCGGCCCGAGAGAACAGGAAACAGTCGAAAAACTTTCCGCAATTTTAAGGATCGCGAGTGCATGTAATCGGAACAGACAAGGATTGATCGAAACCGTAAAATGCCAGGTCCGAAAAAATCAGGCAATTTTCACCTTGGTCACAAACCAGAACTACGATAAAAGTCTGGAACTTTGGGCATGCGAAGAACAAGCAGATGCGTTCGAGTCTGCTTACGGAATGGTGCCTTTATTTCAGTGA
- the rodA gene encoding rod shape-determining protein RodA, which produces MMSDRSIDRIDYFLVGSVIIVVICSVLTLYSQEYNFDDPSVGLMSHKWFKQFLFFLLGLIIMWFLSRVNYQLIGAYALFIYGFAILLLALTLVKWIGYLPSSRGARSWIKIGPFLLQASEFAKLATVILLGQYLVLKEKEMKKLVVLVIPFGIVLLPMALILLQPDFGTAVSFLPILFTMLFLGGADYFHIGSFITFGGISLVLPMYVEYSKLTLLNDILAFLQRTGKTDLLSVVNRLGGKTWQVLDGKEVAGANLTPKTIASLREVFDQVIDLEGSFIFKLLSNQGLLIGVGATLIIFSIIMILLRVARGSKTLRSYYIPLGILGISLISAVVVMKTVPFRENQVIRLTAFLNPDEFKQDAGYQLRASKPAVGSGKLVGKGFLNAEMTEGKIPHVPESSTDFIFASWAEQTGFIGSVFLLFFLFSIPLRGLQISYESKDRFGSLLASGIVAMLFYHMAINIGIVLGLLPVTGIPLSFMSYGGSHLLMSMAAVGIILSIKMRKHAN; this is translated from the coding sequence ATGATGTCGGATCGTTCCATAGATAGGATTGACTACTTTTTGGTAGGCTCGGTCATCATAGTGGTGATCTGCAGCGTTCTCACTTTATATTCACAAGAATATAATTTTGATGATCCAAGTGTTGGACTCATGAGCCATAAATGGTTCAAACAGTTCCTGTTCTTCCTACTCGGATTGATCATTATGTGGTTCCTTTCCAGGGTCAATTACCAATTGATCGGAGCTTATGCATTATTTATCTATGGGTTCGCTATTCTATTACTTGCACTTACTCTAGTTAAATGGATCGGTTATCTTCCTTCCAGCAGAGGTGCAAGATCTTGGATCAAGATAGGACCGTTCTTATTGCAGGCCTCAGAGTTTGCAAAACTCGCCACTGTGATCTTACTCGGTCAGTATCTAGTATTAAAAGAGAAAGAAATGAAGAAGTTAGTGGTACTAGTGATCCCATTCGGGATCGTTCTATTGCCGATGGCTTTGATACTTTTACAACCTGACTTCGGGACTGCAGTATCCTTCTTGCCGATCTTATTCACAATGTTATTCTTGGGAGGAGCCGACTATTTCCATATCGGTTCCTTTATCACATTCGGAGGGATCTCACTTGTTCTTCCTATGTATGTGGAGTATTCCAAACTTACATTACTAAATGATATCCTCGCATTCTTGCAAAGAACCGGAAAAACGGACCTTCTATCCGTAGTGAACCGACTGGGTGGAAAAACCTGGCAGGTATTGGACGGAAAAGAAGTCGCCGGTGCAAATTTAACTCCCAAAACGATCGCCTCATTAAGAGAAGTATTCGATCAAGTAATCGATTTGGAAGGTAGCTTTATATTTAAGTTACTTTCCAACCAAGGATTACTCATCGGAGTGGGCGCAACACTTATCATATTCAGTATCATTATGATCTTACTCAGAGTCGCCCGAGGAAGTAAAACATTACGTTCTTATTATATTCCTCTCGGGATTCTCGGAATTAGTTTGATCTCGGCAGTAGTCGTGATGAAAACAGTTCCTTTCCGAGAAAACCAGGTCATTCGATTGACTGCATTTTTAAATCCGGACGAGTTTAAACAAGATGCAGGATACCAACTCAGAGCATCCAAACCTGCGGTAGGTTCCGGAAAATTAGTCGGAAAAGGATTTTTAAACGCGGAAATGACGGAAGGAAAAATCCCTCATGTTCCTGAATCCAGCACGGACTTTATCTTCGCATCTTGGGCGGAGCAAACTGGTTTTATAGGTTCCGTGTTCTTGCTCTTCTTCTTATTCTCTATTCCACTTAGAGGACTGCAGATCAGTTACGAAAGTAAGGATAGATTCGGATCTCTACTCGCATCCGGAATTGTAGCGATGTTATTCTATCATATGGCGATCAATATCGGGATTGTGCTTGGATTATTGCCGGTGACTGGAATCCCACTTTCTTTCATGAGTTACGGTGGTTCCCACTTACTTATGTCCATGGCAGCGGTCGGGATTATTCTCTCCATCAAGATGAGAAAACACGCAAACTAA